A genome region from Pseudomonas sp. N3-W includes the following:
- a CDS encoding LemA family protein, whose amino-acid sequence MNVRHHYRSGLRVAVLMLLTTLLAGCGINTIPTLDEQAKAAWAQVQNQYQRRADLIPNLVETVKGYAKHEEDTLTAVVEARAKATSIQVDASTLDNPEKLKQFQQAQDQLTGALSRLMVVSERYPDLKANQNFLALQSQLEGTENRIAVARRDFILAVQKYNTEIRTFPGRLWHSVMYSNLPIRETFEATTPDAEKAPQVKF is encoded by the coding sequence ATGAATGTACGACACCACTATCGGTCAGGCCTGCGGGTTGCAGTCCTGATGTTGCTGACCACGCTGCTGGCCGGCTGCGGCATCAACACTATTCCGACCCTCGACGAACAGGCCAAGGCCGCGTGGGCCCAGGTGCAGAACCAGTACCAGCGCCGCGCCGACCTCATCCCCAACCTGGTGGAAACCGTCAAGGGCTATGCCAAGCATGAAGAGGACACCCTGACGGCGGTGGTCGAGGCGCGTGCCAAGGCCACGTCCATCCAGGTCGATGCCAGCACGCTGGATAACCCGGAAAAACTCAAACAGTTCCAGCAGGCCCAGGATCAACTGACCGGTGCCCTGAGTCGCCTGATGGTGGTCTCCGAGCGTTACCCGGACCTCAAGGCCAACCAGAATTTCCTGGCGTTGCAATCGCAACTGGAAGGCACCGAGAACCGTATTGCCGTGGCGCGCCGGGATTTCATCCTCGCCGTGCAGAAGTACAACACCGAAATCCGCACGTTTCCGGGGCGTCTGTGGCACAGCGTGATGTACAGCAATCTGCCGATTCGTGAAACCTTCGAGGCGACCACGCCCGATGCCGAAAAAGCACCGCAAGTGAAGTTCTGA
- a CDS encoding TPM domain-containing protein, which yields MALLTEHEQRKVAEAIARVERDTDAELVTVLAARADDYAYIPLLWASLLALVVPGVVHYLTGILTMHSLLLVQWASFIVLCLVFRIPQVTTHLIPRSVRHWRASNLARRQFLEQNLHHTVGGTGLLIFVCEAERYVEILVDEGISRHVDGQCWDPIVATFTRQVKQGQTLQGFVTCIEACGELLKVHVPVTQVRNELPNRLVVLG from the coding sequence ATGGCATTACTCACTGAACACGAACAACGCAAAGTCGCCGAGGCGATTGCCCGGGTCGAGCGCGACACCGACGCCGAACTGGTCACCGTACTCGCGGCCCGTGCCGACGACTATGCCTACATCCCGCTGCTGTGGGCCAGTCTGCTGGCGCTGGTGGTGCCGGGTGTCGTGCATTACCTCACGGGTATCTTGACCATGCACAGCCTGCTGCTGGTGCAGTGGGCCAGCTTCATCGTGTTGTGCCTGGTGTTCCGTATTCCGCAAGTCACTACCCATCTGATCCCGCGTTCGGTGCGCCACTGGCGGGCGTCAAACCTGGCGCGGCGGCAGTTTCTGGAGCAGAACCTGCACCACACCGTCGGCGGCACCGGCCTGCTGATTTTTGTTTGCGAGGCCGAGCGTTATGTGGAGATTCTGGTGGATGAGGGGATATCCAGGCACGTGGACGGACAGTGTTGGGATCCGATTGTCGCGACGTTCACCCGCCAGGTGAAGCAGGGGCAGACGTTGCAGGGTTTTGTAACGTGCATCGAGGCCTGCGGCGAGTTGCTCAAGGTGCATGTGCCGGTGACGCAGGTGCGTAACGAGTTGCCGAATCGGTTGGTGGTGCTGGGCTAG
- a CDS encoding SAM-dependent methyltransferase: MSVTATPTSLAPDHHAQFVDLLQTSLDHNAFIKLVLAKYVGTEADLQRLIIKQLTVKDQPCLSFVYRYKTRDITKNFPLAEGVATIAALLPVSFKNAHLLSLTDEVQLEYSKKSKSSLFKSKPQQLREVPSAEHNREKNRFLDLSRPFLKDLGVTNGQHELIPAMSRKWKQINKFIEVFSHALTSSPLALDKPVRVADFGSGKGYLTFAIHDYLRNTLNAEGEVTGVELREEMVNLCNTAAAKLEHPGLVFKCGDVRSVAPSELDVMIALHACDIATDYAIHTGIRSGASIIMCSPCCHKQIRLQIQSPALLKPMLQYGLHLGQQAEMVTDSLRALFLEACGYETKVFEFISLDHTNKNKMILAVKRAEPVDPAQLLVKIQALKDFYHISEHCLETLLRADGYL; this comes from the coding sequence ATGTCCGTTACCGCTACTCCCACCAGCCTCGCGCCGGATCACCATGCGCAGTTCGTCGACCTGCTGCAGACCAGTCTTGACCACAACGCCTTCATCAAACTGGTGCTGGCCAAGTATGTCGGCACTGAGGCGGACTTGCAGCGACTGATCATCAAGCAACTGACGGTCAAGGATCAGCCTTGTCTGTCCTTTGTCTATCGCTACAAGACCCGCGACATCACCAAGAATTTTCCGCTGGCCGAAGGCGTGGCGACCATTGCCGCTTTGCTGCCGGTGTCGTTTAAAAATGCGCATTTGTTGTCGCTCACCGACGAAGTCCAGCTCGAATACAGCAAAAAGAGCAAGAGTTCGCTGTTCAAGAGCAAACCCCAGCAATTGCGTGAAGTGCCGTCCGCCGAACACAACCGCGAGAAAAACCGCTTCCTCGACCTGAGCCGGCCGTTCCTCAAGGACCTGGGCGTGACCAACGGGCAGCACGAACTGATTCCGGCCATGTCGCGCAAATGGAAGCAGATCAACAAGTTCATTGAAGTATTCAGCCATGCGCTGACGTCTTCGCCTCTGGCGCTGGACAAGCCGGTGCGGGTGGCGGACTTCGGTTCGGGCAAGGGCTATCTGACCTTCGCTATTCACGACTATCTGCGCAACACCCTGAACGCCGAAGGCGAAGTCACCGGTGTCGAGTTGCGCGAAGAGATGGTCAACCTGTGCAATACCGCTGCCGCAAAGCTGGAGCATCCGGGGCTGGTGTTCAAGTGCGGCGATGTCCGCAGCGTGGCGCCCAGCGAGCTGGACGTGATGATCGCCCTGCATGCCTGCGACATTGCCACCGATTACGCGATTCACACCGGCATTCGTTCCGGCGCCTCGATCATCATGTGCTCACCGTGCTGCCACAAGCAGATCCGCCTGCAAATCCAGAGCCCGGCGTTGCTCAAGCCGATGCTGCAATACGGGCTGCATCTGGGTCAGCAGGCGGAAATGGTCACCGACAGCCTGCGTGCGTTGTTCCTCGAAGCCTGCGGTTACGAGACCAAGGTGTTCGAGTTCATCTCACTGGACCACACCAACAAGAACAAGATGATTCTGGCGGTCAAACGCGCCGAGCCGGTGGATCCGGCCCAGTTGCTGGTGAAGATTCAGGCGCTGAAGGATTTCTATCACATCAGCGAGCATTGCCTGGAGACGCTGCTGCGGGCCGACGGCTACCTCTAA
- a CDS encoding DMT family transporter: MSSRENTGMALGLLGVVIFSLTLPFTRIVVQEIHPLLNGLGRALFAAVPAALLLLWRREKWPTWAQVKGLTLVIAGVILGFPVLSAWAMQTLPASHGALVNGLQPLCVALYAAWLSHERPSKAFWACAALGSALVLGYALISGAGSIQAGDLLMLGAIAVGGLGYAEGGRLAKEMGGWQVICWALVLSTPLLIGPVLYLALQHQGAISARTWWAFGYVSLFSQFIGFFAWYAGLAMGGIARVSQIQLLQIFFTIAFSTLFFGEHVEPITWLFAAGVIVTVMLGRKTTISPARVANA; encoded by the coding sequence ATGTCCTCACGCGAAAACACCGGCATGGCCCTGGGCCTGCTCGGCGTTGTGATTTTCAGCCTCACCCTGCCCTTTACACGCATCGTCGTGCAGGAAATTCATCCACTGCTCAACGGCCTGGGCCGGGCGTTGTTTGCGGCGGTGCCGGCAGCGTTGCTGTTGCTGTGGCGGCGGGAGAAATGGCCGACCTGGGCGCAGGTCAAAGGCCTGACGCTGGTGATCGCCGGGGTCATTCTTGGCTTTCCGGTGCTGTCGGCGTGGGCCATGCAAACCTTGCCGGCGTCCCACGGTGCACTGGTCAACGGCCTGCAACCGTTGTGCGTCGCACTGTATGCCGCCTGGCTGTCTCACGAACGCCCATCAAAAGCCTTTTGGGCCTGCGCCGCGTTGGGCAGCGCACTGGTGCTCGGTTATGCGCTGATCAGCGGTGCCGGCAGTATCCAGGCCGGGGATTTGTTGATGCTGGGTGCGATTGCGGTGGGCGGCCTGGGCTATGCCGAGGGTGGCCGACTGGCCAAAGAGATGGGCGGCTGGCAGGTGATCTGCTGGGCGCTGGTGTTGTCCACACCTCTTCTGATCGGACCGGTGCTGTACCTGGCGCTGCAACATCAGGGCGCGATTTCGGCCAGAACCTGGTGGGCCTTTGGCTACGTGTCGTTGTTCTCGCAGTTCATCGGCTTTTTCGCCTGGTACGCGGGGCTGGCGATGGGCGGTATTGCGCGGGTCAGTCAGATTCAGCTGTTGCAAATATTCTTCACGATTGCGTTTTCGACGCTGTTCTTTGGTGAACACGTCGAGCCGATCACTTGGCTGTTTGCGGCCGGAGTGATCGTGACGGTGATGCTGGGGCGCAAGACCACGATAAGTCCTGCACGCGTGGCAAACGCATGA
- a CDS encoding amidase — MSARRFVRRRPFATLLLLLLVVLLGWGWQERAALWAFPDIISAYTAKEYCSCRYVMNNDVGYCHRYVKQWLPFSGFVDDSASKQVTVSGMGRTNTAQWLGERQGCRLQP; from the coding sequence ATGAGCGCTCGCCGCTTTGTTCGACGGCGCCCGTTCGCCACCTTGTTGTTGCTGTTGCTGGTGGTTTTGCTGGGGTGGGGTTGGCAGGAGCGGGCAGCGCTCTGGGCGTTCCCGGACATCATCAGTGCCTACACCGCCAAGGAATATTGTTCGTGCCGGTATGTGATGAATAACGACGTCGGGTATTGCCACCGCTATGTGAAGCAGTGGTTGCCCTTTAGCGGGTTTGTCGATGACAGTGCGAGCAAACAGGTGACAGTGAGCGGCATGGGGCGCACGAACACGGCGCAGTGGCTCGGTGAACGGCAGGGCTGCCGCCTGCAACCTTGA
- a CDS encoding TPM domain-containing protein translates to MRVLKMGLVCLLWVFAVTAQAELKFPALTGRVVDNAQMIEPAVREQLTQQLQAHEAATGEQLVVVTVPDLQGADIADFGYQLGRAWGIGQKDKNNGALLIVARDERKLRIEVGYGLEDRLTDAQSSVIINQVITPAFKTGNFSKGISDGVAAMLVVLGGNALDEPSTVYESRGDPQDDFVSRHPGVFIFLVMLFILIVFICQMLGILPTGRGGSGGGGFGGGGFGGGGGGGGFSGGGGSFGGGGSSGGW, encoded by the coding sequence ATGCGTGTGTTGAAGATGGGCCTGGTGTGTCTGCTCTGGGTGTTTGCCGTCACGGCCCAGGCCGAGTTGAAGTTCCCGGCGCTGACCGGGCGGGTGGTGGACAACGCCCAGATGATCGAGCCGGCGGTGCGCGAGCAGCTGACGCAACAGCTCCAGGCCCATGAAGCCGCTACCGGCGAGCAACTGGTGGTGGTGACAGTGCCCGACCTGCAAGGCGCCGACATCGCCGACTTCGGTTATCAGCTCGGTCGCGCCTGGGGCATCGGCCAGAAGGACAAGAACAACGGCGCGCTGCTGATCGTCGCCCGTGACGAGCGCAAGCTGCGGATCGAAGTCGGTTATGGTTTGGAGGACCGCCTGACCGATGCCCAGAGTTCGGTGATCATCAATCAGGTGATCACGCCGGCGTTCAAGACTGGCAATTTCAGCAAGGGCATCAGCGACGGGGTCGCGGCGATGCTGGTGGTGCTGGGCGGCAATGCGCTGGACGAGCCGTCAACGGTTTATGAGTCGCGGGGCGATCCGCAGGACGACTTCGTCTCGCGTCACCCTGGCGTCTTCATCTTTTTGGTGATGCTGTTCATCCTGATCGTGTTCATCTGCCAGATGCTCGGTATCCTGCCCACCGGCCGGGGCGGCTCCGGGGGCGGTGGTTTCGGCGGGGGCGGTTTTGGTGGCGGCGGTGGCGGCGGGGGCTTCAGCGGCGGCGGGGGCAGTTTCGGCGGCGGCGGGTCGTCGGGCGGCTGGTAA
- a CDS encoding helix-turn-helix domain-containing protein produces MSMHQPLDPLVCASASEEGNIPPAQLTNKETQTLMWFFQGKTSWEIARIQNCSEATINFHFANIRRKFAVSSRSAALLKAIELGVIPVGKNDQRGAHEPD; encoded by the coding sequence ATGTCAATGCATCAACCGCTCGACCCGTTGGTTTGTGCGTCGGCCAGTGAGGAGGGGAATATCCCACCGGCCCAGCTGACCAATAAGGAAACACAAACCCTGATGTGGTTTTTTCAGGGGAAAACATCCTGGGAAATCGCCAGGATCCAGAATTGCTCCGAAGCCACGATCAATTTTCACTTCGCCAATATTCGCCGCAAATTCGCTGTCAGTTCCCGCAGCGCCGCATTGCTCAAGGCGATTGAGTTGGGCGTCATTCCCGTCGGAAAAAACGATCAGCGAGGCGCCCATGAGCCTGACTGA
- a CDS encoding helix-turn-helix domain containing protein — protein MRSKKSQAVLARLKHVTGTKTDVSLSSALQISPQTLSSWKGRDSTPYSLCVEIAQTRGISLDWLLLGEGPMLRHAPAAPAQTGQENTKREDNILGLWRMLDEDERCAIQSAMEEKKRLRDMELKLSEMTAILTALQHSIDS, from the coding sequence TTGCGTAGCAAAAAATCTCAAGCTGTCCTGGCGCGACTGAAGCACGTTACCGGCACAAAAACTGACGTTTCTCTGTCTTCCGCGCTGCAGATCAGTCCTCAAACGCTTAGCAGCTGGAAAGGCCGCGACAGCACGCCGTACTCATTATGCGTAGAAATAGCACAAACGCGAGGCATCTCTCTTGACTGGTTGTTACTGGGTGAGGGGCCGATGTTGCGGCATGCACCTGCCGCTCCCGCCCAAACCGGTCAAGAAAATACAAAGCGTGAGGACAATATTCTTGGCCTATGGCGGATGCTCGATGAAGATGAGCGTTGCGCCATACAAAGTGCAATGGAGGAAAAGAAACGTCTGCGCGACATGGAACTCAAACTTTCAGAAATGACCGCTATCCTGACCGCACTTCAACACTCCATCGATTCGTAA
- the bglX gene encoding beta-glucosidase BglX, which translates to MKKLCLLGLFVSLASQTVLAATTPAPLENKDAFISNLMKQMTLDEKIGQLRLISIGPEMPREMIRKEIAAGNIGGTFNSITRPENRPMQDAAMRSRLKIPMFFAYDVIHGHRTIFPIPLALASSWDMDAIGLSGRIAAREAASDSLDLTFAPMVDISRDPRWGRTSEGFGEDTYLVSRIAGVMVRAFQGSGANAADSIMASVKHFALYGAVEGGRDYNVVDMSPVKMYQDYLPPYRAAIDAGAGGVMVALNSINGVPATANTWLMNDLLRKDWGFKGLAVSDHGAIFELIKHGVAADGRQAAKLAIKAGIDMSMNDTLYGKELPGLLKAGEIEQKDIDNAVREVLAAKYDMGLFKDPYLRIGKAEDDPADTYAESRLHRTEARDVARRSLVLLKNQNETLPLNKTAKIALVGPLAKAPIDMMGSWAAAGKPAQSVTLFDGMSRALGDKSTLIYARGANITSDKKVVDYLNFLNFDAPEVVDDARSAQEMIDEAVKAAKQADVVVAAVGESRGMSHESSSRTDLNIPASQRELIKALKATGKPLVLVLMNGRPLSILEEKDQADAILETWFSGTEGGNAIADVLFGDYNPSGKLPITFPRSVGQIPTYYNHLSIGRPFTPGKPGNYTSQYFDDTTGPLFPFGFGLSYTDFSLSDMALSSTTLNKTGKLDATVSVKNTGKRDGETVVQLYIQDVTGSMIRPVKELKNFQKIMLKAGEQKTVHFSISEDDLKFYNTQLKYAAEPGKFNVQIGLDSQDVTQQSFELL; encoded by the coding sequence ATGAAGAAGCTGTGTTTGCTGGGTCTGTTCGTCAGCCTGGCCAGTCAAACCGTATTGGCCGCCACGACCCCCGCACCTCTGGAAAACAAGGACGCCTTCATCAGCAACCTGATGAAGCAAATGACCCTCGATGAAAAGATCGGCCAGCTGCGCCTGATCAGCATCGGCCCGGAAATGCCCCGCGAGATGATCCGCAAGGAAATCGCCGCCGGCAACATCGGTGGCACGTTCAACTCCATCACGCGTCCGGAAAACCGTCCGATGCAGGATGCGGCCATGCGCAGCCGGTTGAAGATCCCGATGTTCTTCGCCTATGACGTGATCCACGGCCACCGCACCATATTCCCGATCCCGCTGGCCCTGGCGTCGAGCTGGGACATGGACGCTATCGGCCTGTCCGGGCGCATCGCTGCCCGGGAAGCCGCTTCCGACAGCCTCGACCTCACCTTCGCGCCGATGGTCGACATTTCCCGCGACCCGCGCTGGGGCCGCACCTCCGAAGGCTTTGGCGAAGACACCTATCTTGTGTCGCGCATCGCCGGGGTGATGGTCCGGGCCTTTCAGGGTTCGGGTGCCAACGCCGCCGACAGCATCATGGCCAGCGTCAAGCATTTCGCCTTGTACGGCGCAGTCGAAGGCGGTCGCGACTACAACGTCGTCGACATGAGCCCGGTCAAGATGTACCAGGACTACCTGCCACCGTACCGCGCCGCCATCGATGCCGGCGCCGGCGGGGTGATGGTTGCCCTGAACTCGATCAACGGGGTGCCGGCCACCGCCAACACCTGGCTGATGAACGACCTGCTGCGCAAGGACTGGGGCTTCAAGGGCCTGGCGGTCAGCGACCACGGGGCAATTTTCGAGCTGATCAAGCACGGCGTTGCCGCTGACGGTCGCCAAGCCGCGAAGCTGGCGATCAAGGCCGGCATCGACATGAGCATGAACGACACCCTGTACGGCAAAGAGCTGCCAGGGCTGTTGAAGGCCGGCGAGATCGAGCAGAAAGACATCGACAACGCCGTGCGTGAAGTGCTGGCCGCCAAGTACGACATGGGCCTGTTCAAGGACCCGTACCTGCGCATCGGCAAGGCCGAGGATGATCCGGCCGACACTTATGCCGAAAGCCGTCTGCACCGCACCGAAGCCCGCGACGTCGCGCGCCGCAGCCTGGTGCTGCTGAAAAACCAGAACGAAACCCTGCCGCTGAACAAAACCGCGAAGATCGCCCTGGTCGGCCCGCTGGCCAAGGCGCCAATCGACATGATGGGCAGTTGGGCGGCAGCCGGCAAACCGGCGCAGTCGGTGACGCTGTTCGACGGCATGAGCCGCGCACTCGGCGACAAATCGACGCTGATCTACGCCCGTGGTGCCAACATCACCAGCGACAAGAAGGTCGTGGACTACCTCAACTTCCTCAACTTCGATGCCCCGGAAGTGGTGGACGATGCCCGTTCAGCCCAGGAGATGATCGACGAAGCCGTGAAAGCGGCGAAGCAGGCTGACGTGGTAGTCGCAGCGGTAGGCGAATCCCGTGGCATGTCCCACGAATCGTCGAGCCGCACCGACCTGAACATCCCCGCCAGTCAGCGCGAACTGATCAAGGCGTTGAAAGCCACCGGCAAACCGCTGGTACTGGTGCTGATGAATGGCCGGCCACTGTCGATTCTCGAAGAGAAGGACCAGGCTGACGCGATTCTGGAAACCTGGTTCAGCGGCACCGAGGGTGGCAACGCCATCGCCGACGTGCTGTTCGGCGACTACAACCCATCGGGCAAACTGCCCATCACTTTCCCGCGCTCGGTGGGTCAGATTCCGACCTACTACAACCACCTGAGCATTGGCCGGCCGTTCACGCCGGGCAAACCTGGCAACTACACCTCGCAGTATTTCGATGACACCACCGGCCCCCTGTTCCCGTTCGGTTTCGGCCTGAGCTACACCGACTTCAGCCTGAGCGACATGGCGCTGTCGTCCACCACCCTGAACAAGACCGGCAAACTCGACGCCACCGTCAGTGTGAAAAACACCGGCAAGCGTGATGGCGAAACCGTGGTGCAGCTGTACATTCAGGACGTGACCGGCTCGATGATCCGTCCAGTCAAAGAGTTGAAGAACTTCCAGAAGATCATGCTCAAGGCCGGCGAACAGAAAACCGTGCACTTCAGCATCAGCGAGGATGACCTGAAGTTCTACAACACCCAACTCAAATACGCGGCGGAGCCGGGCAAGTTCAACGTGCAGATCGGCCTGGATTCCCAGGACGTGACGCAGCAGAGTTTTGAGTTGCTGTAA
- a CDS encoding ogr/Delta-like zinc finger family protein, which translates to MSTYKMVCPHCLSRMRIRTSEGRHIFLRVAYLQCTSEACGWSVRAEFEMTHELSPSGMPNPDVHLPCAGPDLRRAARPVAPPPPPMEAILEA; encoded by the coding sequence ATGAGTACCTACAAAATGGTGTGTCCGCACTGCCTGAGCCGGATGCGCATTCGCACCAGCGAAGGCCGTCATATTTTCCTGCGGGTGGCGTATCTGCAATGTACATCGGAAGCTTGCGGCTGGTCGGTGCGGGCCGAGTTCGAAATGACTCATGAGTTGTCGCCCAGTGGCATGCCCAACCCTGATGTGCATTTGCCTTGCGCCGGGCCGGACCTGCGTCGTGCCGCGCGGCCTGTTGCACCGCCCCCCCCGCCGATGGAAGCAATACTGGAGGCTTGA
- a CDS encoding YceI family protein, with amino-acid sequence MSTRFPCNVFAFLLLAGATLSAHADWYLDGESSRLSFISTKNANISEVQRFLVLHGKVDAKGLAQVEVELDSVNSGIPLRDERMRKDLFEIQAFPNALISAQIDLRPINDLASGAQLELRLPLTVTLHGKQHSYNAELLATRLDDRRFQVVTLEPLVINAEDFDLAPGLDSLRKVAGLSAISLSVPVGAVLIFTAR; translated from the coding sequence ATGTCCACGCGGTTCCCCTGTAACGTCTTCGCGTTCCTGCTGCTGGCCGGTGCCACGTTGTCGGCGCATGCCGACTGGTATCTGGATGGCGAGTCATCGCGGCTATCGTTCATCAGCACCAAAAACGCCAACATCTCCGAGGTGCAGCGCTTCCTGGTGTTGCACGGCAAGGTCGATGCCAAGGGCCTGGCGCAGGTCGAGGTCGAGCTGGACTCGGTCAACAGCGGCATCCCGCTGCGCGATGAGCGCATGCGCAAGGATTTGTTCGAGATCCAGGCATTTCCCAATGCGTTGATCAGCGCGCAGATCGATCTGCGGCCGATCAACGATCTCGCCTCCGGCGCGCAGCTTGAGCTGAGGCTGCCGCTGACGGTCACGCTGCACGGCAAGCAACACAGCTACAACGCCGAGCTGCTGGCGACCCGCCTCGATGACCGGCGTTTTCAGGTGGTGACGCTGGAGCCGCTGGTGATCAATGCCGAGGACTTCGATCTGGCGCCGGGGCTGGACAGTTTGCGCAAGGTCGCCGGTCTGTCGGCCATCAGCCTGTCGGTGCCGGTGGGTGCGGTGCTGATCTTCACGGCGCGCTGA
- a CDS encoding phosphatidylserine/phosphatidylglycerophosphate/cardiolipin synthase family protein, whose translation MRGAIFPWRDGNRFELLIDGPQFFPRMLAAIADAVEQVELELYLVEAGACAEAVVQALVQAAERGVRVRCLFDDYGSLAFTLNLRQRLTTAGVELRFYNRLNWRRWVGNFYRDHRKLLLVDQRLAVVGGTGVTDEFWTPGQDTSEWHEVMVEIIGPLVIDWQLLFDRQWMANRYRRAWKPAAHFGLPRLPRVPSVGEGMGRVAYADARQHRDILQSLFRALNSGQRRIWLATPYFLPTWKIRRSLRKAAARGIDVRLLLTGPRTDHPSVRYAGHRYYPRLLKAGVKIFEYQPCFLHLKMVLVDDWVSIGSCNFDHWNLRFNLEANLEALDSGLTTAVAASFEKDFALSQRVSLEEWQRRPFWRRVKQRVWGWVDRLVVNLLDRRG comes from the coding sequence ATGCGCGGCGCAATTTTTCCATGGCGTGACGGTAATCGCTTCGAGCTGCTGATCGACGGTCCGCAGTTTTTCCCGCGGATGCTGGCGGCGATTGCCGACGCCGTAGAGCAGGTAGAACTGGAACTGTATCTGGTGGAGGCGGGCGCCTGTGCCGAAGCCGTGGTTCAGGCGCTGGTGCAAGCCGCCGAACGTGGCGTGCGAGTGCGCTGCCTGTTCGACGATTACGGCAGCCTGGCCTTCACCCTGAATCTGCGTCAACGCCTGACCACGGCCGGGGTTGAACTGCGCTTTTACAACCGTCTGAACTGGCGGCGCTGGGTGGGCAATTTCTATCGCGATCACCGCAAGCTGTTACTGGTAGACCAGCGCCTGGCAGTGGTAGGCGGCACCGGGGTGACCGACGAATTCTGGACGCCCGGTCAGGACACCAGCGAGTGGCACGAGGTGATGGTGGAAATCATCGGCCCATTGGTGATCGACTGGCAGTTGCTGTTCGACCGTCAATGGATGGCCAACCGCTATCGCCGCGCCTGGAAACCCGCTGCGCACTTCGGCTTGCCGCGCCTGCCGCGAGTGCCGTCCGTGGGCGAGGGCATGGGGCGTGTCGCCTATGCCGACGCCCGCCAGCATCGAGACATCTTGCAGTCGCTGTTTCGCGCCTTGAACAGCGGCCAGCGGCGAATCTGGCTGGCTACGCCGTACTTTCTGCCGACCTGGAAAATCCGCCGCTCCCTGCGCAAGGCCGCCGCACGGGGCATCGACGTGCGCCTGTTGCTGACCGGGCCGCGCACCGATCACCCGTCAGTGCGCTACGCCGGGCACCGCTACTACCCGCGCCTGCTCAAGGCCGGGGTGAAGATCTTCGAATATCAGCCGTGCTTCCTGCACCTGAAAATGGTGCTGGTGGATGACTGGGTCAGCATTGGTTCGTGCAATTTCGATCACTGGAATCTGCGCTTCAATCTGGAGGCCAACCTGGAAGCGCTGGACTCGGGATTGACGACGGCAGTGGCGGCGAGTTTCGAAAAGGATTTTGCCTTGAGCCAGAGGGTCAGTCTGGAAGAGTGGCAGCGCCGGCCGTTTTGGCGGCGGGTCAAGCAGCGGGTGTGGGGGTGGGTGGATCGGTTGGTGGTGAATCTGCTGGATCGTCGGGGGTAA
- a CDS encoding phage holin family protein, translated as MSLTDSAYNSIGAMLLGVGVATLPVIDGEVLFGAALGAWLVTTTRSNFKAWQRIGSWLLSAGVGYLFTPVALPLVPFLTGGVTAFFCALVVIPVSIKLMQWIDGAGIGEIIRHLRGRG; from the coding sequence ATGAGCCTGACTGATTCCGCCTACAACAGCATCGGTGCGATGTTGTTGGGAGTAGGCGTCGCAACACTGCCCGTGATCGACGGGGAGGTGCTGTTCGGTGCGGCGCTCGGGGCATGGCTTGTCACCACCACGCGTAGCAACTTCAAGGCCTGGCAACGTATCGGCTCCTGGTTGCTGTCGGCGGGTGTCGGCTATCTTTTTACCCCCGTGGCGTTGCCGCTGGTGCCGTTTCTGACCGGGGGCGTGACCGCATTTTTCTGTGCGTTGGTGGTTATTCCCGTCAGCATCAAGCTCATGCAATGGATCGACGGTGCCGGGATCGGCGAAATCATTCGGCACCTCAGGGGGCGTGGGTGA
- a CDS encoding phage holin family protein, with translation MGDTMVVLVLVTGMAHLLSAFRLACYQRDEARHRWREALVISLCGGMFCLAGIDVLLDFASVSPWHAIVSVLSCALILRCGGNIALLWRVLKYRNVE, from the coding sequence ATGGGCGATACGATGGTTGTACTGGTGCTTGTGACGGGGATGGCTCATTTGCTGAGCGCCTTCAGGCTAGCCTGTTACCAGCGTGACGAAGCGCGTCATCGTTGGCGCGAGGCGCTGGTGATCAGTTTGTGCGGAGGGATGTTTTGTCTCGCCGGTATCGATGTACTTCTGGACTTCGCGTCAGTGAGCCCATGGCATGCCATTGTGAGTGTTTTGTCGTGCGCACTGATTCTTCGCTGCGGTGGCAACATCGCTCTGTTGTGGCGGGTCTTGAAGTACCGGAATGTCGAATAA